The following are encoded together in the Culex pipiens pallens isolate TS chromosome 1, TS_CPP_V2, whole genome shotgun sequence genome:
- the LOC120428295 gene encoding uncharacterized protein LOC120428295, with product MHHRVKDQNKFARKYSDIEKDICTYDYLTGGNNHYDYIKRNIGTMTLKTIQRHMSKYTTNVVEGIIDVEGLKAYLEENGYPMAVSICEDGTRLTAATEYSYTDDSLTGLVAPFDENGMPVQNLFKATTPHKVMEDVKNYPTGNYAYVMLAVPLVAGAAPFVLYFACSDNKFTHVDVLNRWAYLEEVLSSVGIRIVSYNADGDPRLLKAMNIRACLDQERQPSPLGGYYIVNSNYAPYAQDATHGTNKFRNRLLTKDLIIGDYTIGKCHLTTLIKKYKKFQHGLTWSDINLKDKMKYAPTLKLIKQSLIDFLVANVEGSLGTAIFLKLMQLMHRSFIEENIEPLQRIYYIWTVNFFVRAWRNWIGLNRKRGLTYDQYVTTNAYNCVELNAHALIAFIRDCRDRNVPEQCLVTFLSSQPCEKLFGQLRTMASTNQTVVNFTIKELRAKLKRLQMKTCIMHKYNGEINFPSLDKFNNAHPTQVLPNDIEITNEVSKAELTARQMLQSLGLSDGEIDFTDSLNLRSKNRPNQPTEFEFVNADSHNDEFSDLEEEEHDDDDPEIVGKSTQTQSSESADDEFDFSDTLEFVQVQQEFDERLEEPIYAIEDLFDTSEELTLKSTSAGDKHVFKIRDSTGHVKHIKKSTFLWMVAPGRQILSVDRNQRFRQK from the exons ATGCATCACCGAGTGAAAGATCAAAATAAGTTTGCCCGAAAATACTCGGATATCGAGAAGGACATTTGCACTTATGATTATCTAACTGGCGGTAACAATCACTACGACTACATAAAGCGTAACATCGGAACAATGACTCTCAAGACAATTCAGCGCCACATGAGTAAATACACCACCAACGTTGTTGAAGGGATTATTGATGTCGAAGGTTTGAAAGCCTACCTTGAGGAAAACGGTTACCCGATGGCAGTATCGATTTGTGAGGACGGAACAAGATTAACCGCAGCAACGGAGTACAGCTATACCGACGACAGTCTAACCGGCCTAGTTGCGCCCTTTGATGAGAATGGCATGCCTgtacaaaatttgtttaaagcTACAACACCCCACAAAGTTATGGAAGACGTGAAAAATTACCCAACAGGCAACTATGCTTACGTTATGCTCGCCGTACCGCTTGTGGCTGGAGCGGCACCTTTTGTTCTGTATTTTGCATGTTCCGACAATAAGTTTACACACGTGGATGTTTTGAACCGGTGGGCATACCTAGAGGAAGTCCTGAGTTCAGTCGGAATTCGAATCGTTTCGTATAACGCTGACGGAGACCCTAGGCTCCTCAAAGCGATGAACATCCGCGCCTGCCTGGACCAGGAAAGACAACCATCTCCTTTGGGTGGATACTACATTGTTAATTCCAACTACGCACCTTATGCACAAGATGCTACGCATGGGACAAACAAGTTCAGAAATCGGCTACTTACAAAGGACCTGATAATTG GTGACTACACGATCGGAAAATGCCACTTAACCACGCTGATCAAAAAGTACAAGAAATTCCAACACGGTCTAACTTGGTCGGACATCAATTTGAAGGACAAAATGAAATACGCGCCCACGCTCAAACTGATCAAGCAATCACTGATAGACTTCTTGGTGGCCAATGTCGAGGGAAGCTTGGGAACCGCAATTTTCCTAAAACTCATGCAACTTATGCACCGTTCCTTCATTGAGGAGAACATCGAACCACTTCAAAGAATTTATTACATTTG gaCTGTTAACTTCTTCGTCAGAGCATGGAGAAACTGGATTGGACTAAATCGCAAGCGTGGCTTAACTTACGATCAATACGTGACCACTAACGCATACAATTGCGTGGAGTTGAATGCGCATGCGCTAATTGCTTTTATCAGGGACTGCCGAGACCGAAATGTTCCTGAACAATGTTTGGTTACTTTTCTGTCGAGTCAACCTTGTGAAAAGTTGTTTGGCCAATTAAGGACAATGGCATCTACAAACCAAACCGTCGTAAATTTCACCATCAAGGAGCTTCGAGCAAAACTGAAGAGACTCCAAATGAAGACTTGCATTATGCATAAATATAACGGTGAAATTAACTTTCCATCGCTCGACAAGTTCAACAACGCTCACCCTACACAAGTTCTGCCAAATGATATCGAGATCACAAATGAAGTTTCGAAGGCTGAGCTCACCGCGCGACAGATGCTGCAGAGTCTTGGTTTGAGTGACGGAGAAATTGATTTCACAGACTCACTTAACTTGAGATCAAAAAATCGACCAAACCAACCAACCGAGTTTGAATTCGTGAACGCCGACTCTCATAACGACGAATTTAGTGATTTGGAAGAAGAAGAACACGATGATGATGATCCAGAAATTGTCGGAAAGTCAACCCAAACTCAATCGTCGGAAAGTGCAGATgatgaatttgatttttctgacaCACTGGAGTTTGTGCAGGTGCAACAGGAGTTTGATGAGAGATTGGAAGAGCCTATCTACGCCATCGAGGACCTATTTGACACAAGCGAAGAATTAACCTTGAAAAGTACCAGCGCTGGTGACAAGCATGTATTTAAAATAAGGGATTCGACGGGACatgtaaaacatattaaaaaatctacatttttgtgGATGGTAGCTCCAGGACGACAAATTCTGTCTGTGGACAGAAATCAAAGATTCaggcaaaaataa
- the LOC128092592 gene encoding uncharacterized protein LOC128092592 has protein sequence MRCSLIDISSIRRRSKFGYFYKMWIKNSRPAQATGSTPPPQTSARRSGTTSRQQSHAAHPAGPRPEVNWNRSHPNHSVLAKRDEAFDEVTRELGMSMPELKHHRRTHGGKMATKINNTIAAIISNPVEVERMGSRMQEVKDK, from the coding sequence ATGAGGTGCAGCTTGATCGACATTTCTAGCATTCGCCGGCGGAGCAAATTTGGCTACTTCTATAAAATGTGGATCAAAAATTCCCGACCAGCTCAGGCAACCGGGTCCACTCCACCACCGCAAACATCTGCCCGAAGAAGTGGAACCACTTCCCGCCAACAATCGCATGCAGCTCACCCAGCTGGTCCACGACCGGAAGTCAACTGGAACCGGTCCCATCCGAACCACTCCGTTCTGGCCAAACGGGATGAAGCGTTCGACGAGGTGACCCGCGAGCTGGGCATGTCGATGCCGGAGTTGAAGCACCACAGGCGTACGCATGGCGGCAAAATGGCCACCAAAATCAACAACACGATCGCGGCCATCATCTCGAACCCGGTAGAGGTTGAAAGGATGGGCAGTCGCATGCAGGAGGTCAAAGATAAGTAG